A single window of Cydia fagiglandana chromosome 25, ilCydFagi1.1, whole genome shotgun sequence DNA harbors:
- the LOC134676978 gene encoding cuticle protein 38-like — MRFLIVAAVLACANAAPSGLLAGPYGHGLIGHGAPLAYGHAAPLAVAHAAPLAVAHAAVPTISPGDIQGAAIDAHVEAADHVRAAVDATREYHDQAAELQGQAINAAEDHSWQAVDAVKTHEAQIDGATAGVAPILAKQLAGHAGVYAAAAPIAHAAYAAPLAHAAPVLSHAAYAAPIAHAGIAHGGSHSVSSQSLHQTHPAPVVHAPVLAHAAPVAYAAHAGYGHAGLAHGLAHW; from the exons ATGAGATTTCTG ATTGTTGCCGCCGTCCTCGCCTGCGCCAACGCAGCGCCCTCGGGCCTGCTGGCTGGTCCCTACGGTCATGGTCTGATCGGCCATGGCGCGCCTCTGGCTTACGGACACGCCGCCCCCTTGGCTGTGGCGCACGCCGCGCCTTTGGCCGTGGCTCACGCCGCCGTCCCCACCATCTCCCCCGGTGACATCCAGGGCGCCGCCATCGACGCTCACGTTGAAGCCGCCGACCACGTCCGCGCCGCCGTTGACGCCACCCGCGAATACCACGATCAGGCTGCCGAGCTCCAAGGACAGGCTATCAACGCCGCCGAGGACCACTCGTGGCAGGCTGTCGATGCCGTGAAGACCCACGAGGCTCAGATTGATGGTGCCACCGCCGGTGTTGCCCCCATCCTCGCTAAGCAGCTGGCCGGTCACGCCGGAGTGTACGCCGCCGCTGCCCCTATCGCGCACGCCGCCTACGCCGCTCCCCTCGCGCACGCCGCGCCCGTGCTCTCGCACGCCGCCTACGCCGCCCCTATCGCGCACGCCGGCATCGCGCACGGCGGCAGCCACTCCGTGTCCTCCCAGTCCCTGCACCAGACCCACCCCGCCCCCGTCGTGCACGCCCCCGTGCTCGCGCACGCCGCTCCCGTCGCCTACGCCGCGCACGCCGGCTACGGCCACGCCGGACTCGCCCACGGACTAGCGCATTGGTAA